The proteins below come from a single Pradoshia eiseniae genomic window:
- a CDS encoding YhgE/Pip domain-containing protein, whose amino-acid sequence MAKIWEIYKVDWIRIFHSKAAVVLIIALMVLPSLYAWFNIKALWDPYGNTSGLHVAVANDDTGFTFRGESVNIGNQVVETLKKDKKLGWVFVDHATAEKEVRQGKYYASIYIPRNFSKNMASILTGDLVKPEIIYTVNDKINAIAPKITSKGASTIASSVSSQFIETVSQELLSAFKETGVELEKELPTIRGMENKLYDIQAAIPKMNEFGSQIISLNKSMPAIQEKVKKVTGYTEYIPAIDELGANVLKVRDALPEIENAGEKIAVLEDRLPDIQQAANSVNSLTNDFDSIHQSLNAAISEAKKASEVINQVQKILPEVEELMEAGSGYTSVVKEFANQLSASFDVIEQMIQRNVQIAHTSAKTITSSLSVSGADTDAIRSQLISLSTMLGTQAQLVEGIKSTNGNLSEFAQKLTKAQNLAQSAIQSLDNGDVTTAQTQASQIQALTEDLLSGYEDTFKPAIEQGLTSLSSDIDKTDQVLQTLNEQLPAIKSILVNAGEITNSTITTLEKYEAAFPEIGSSIEKASEAIQSNMDTFINGVTLANDFFETKYPQAKESIEQGSAFIENEWPKLSKELASSAELIDERMPGIEKAVGIAADLAANDLPLFTAKINEATEKLTEAKGEINLEELIQFLRLDVQTDSDFLSNPIHLKEVTEYPIANYGSASTPFYTTLAIWVGVVLLVSMLSVDVHMPEGKWTAFQVYFGRGLTFLTIALIQTVIIALGDIFLLKADIAERGKFILFSLLIAVVFTALIYTFVSVFGNIGKGLAIILLVLQVAGSGSNFPIEVSSSFFQHIYPFLPFTYAVKLLRESVGGIYWPTAIQCIVVLSGITVLFGLFGTLFKKPLARIVNKFNEDAKKSKIIH is encoded by the coding sequence ATGGCGAAGATATGGGAAATATACAAGGTGGACTGGATTCGCATTTTTCACTCTAAAGCAGCAGTGGTGCTTATTATCGCCCTGATGGTTCTTCCTTCTCTTTATGCCTGGTTTAATATAAAGGCTCTATGGGATCCATATGGAAATACTTCTGGCCTTCATGTGGCTGTGGCCAATGATGATACAGGCTTTACGTTTAGGGGAGAATCGGTTAATATCGGCAATCAGGTTGTTGAAACTCTTAAGAAGGACAAAAAGCTAGGCTGGGTCTTTGTAGATCATGCGACGGCTGAAAAAGAGGTTAGGCAAGGGAAGTATTATGCGAGCATCTATATTCCTCGGAATTTCTCAAAAAATATGGCCAGCATCCTAACGGGTGATTTGGTCAAGCCGGAAATCATATACACGGTAAATGATAAGATCAATGCGATTGCCCCCAAAATCACCTCTAAAGGGGCCAGCACCATCGCGAGCAGTGTGAGCAGCCAGTTTATTGAGACGGTGTCCCAAGAACTGCTGTCGGCTTTTAAGGAAACGGGGGTTGAGCTGGAGAAAGAACTGCCGACCATCCGCGGTATGGAAAATAAGCTCTATGATATTCAAGCAGCTATCCCGAAGATGAATGAATTTGGCAGCCAAATCATCAGCTTGAATAAGAGCATGCCTGCTATCCAGGAGAAGGTCAAAAAGGTGACAGGCTATACAGAATACATCCCTGCCATTGATGAACTGGGAGCGAATGTCTTAAAGGTGAGGGATGCCCTTCCGGAAATAGAGAACGCAGGAGAGAAAATAGCGGTATTGGAGGACCGATTGCCAGATATTCAGCAAGCTGCCAATTCGGTCAATTCCCTTACAAATGATTTTGACTCCATTCATCAAAGCTTAAATGCGGCTATCAGTGAAGCCAAAAAGGCAAGTGAGGTCATTAATCAGGTTCAGAAAATTCTTCCGGAAGTAGAAGAGCTAATGGAAGCGGGTTCTGGCTATACATCTGTCGTCAAGGAATTCGCTAATCAATTATCTGCCTCTTTTGATGTAATTGAACAAATGATTCAGAGGAACGTGCAAATTGCTCATACATCGGCTAAAACAATCACGTCAAGCTTGTCGGTGAGCGGGGCGGATACCGATGCTATCAGAAGCCAGCTGATAAGCTTATCGACCATGCTTGGAACACAGGCCCAACTGGTTGAAGGTATCAAAAGTACAAACGGAAATTTAAGCGAGTTTGCACAAAAGTTAACAAAAGCCCAGAATCTTGCACAATCTGCCATCCAATCTCTTGATAATGGGGATGTGACAACAGCCCAAACGCAGGCTAGCCAGATTCAAGCGTTAACGGAGGACTTGCTTAGTGGCTATGAGGATACGTTTAAGCCGGCCATTGAACAAGGATTGACCAGTTTAAGCAGCGACATCGATAAAACGGATCAAGTTCTGCAAACCTTGAATGAGCAGCTGCCGGCCATAAAATCTATTTTGGTGAATGCAGGAGAAATAACGAATAGCACGATTACGACTCTTGAAAAATATGAAGCCGCTTTTCCTGAGATTGGCTCATCAATCGAAAAGGCATCTGAGGCGATTCAGTCCAATATGGATACATTTATTAATGGAGTGACCTTGGCAAATGACTTCTTTGAAACAAAATATCCGCAAGCCAAGGAGTCTATCGAGCAAGGCAGTGCGTTTATTGAGAATGAATGGCCTAAATTATCAAAAGAGCTTGCCTCGTCTGCAGAGCTGATTGACGAAAGGATGCCGGGAATAGAAAAGGCAGTGGGGATTGCCGCAGACCTTGCTGCGAATGATTTGCCGTTGTTCACAGCCAAGATAAATGAAGCAACGGAGAAATTAACGGAGGCAAAGGGAGAAATCAATTTAGAGGAGCTGATTCAATTCCTGCGCCTGGATGTCCAAACCGATAGTGATTTTCTCTCTAACCCCATTCATTTAAAAGAGGTCACTGAATACCCGATTGCCAATTATGGCTCCGCGAGTACCCCGTTTTATACGACCTTAGCCATCTGGGTTGGGGTTGTCCTGCTCGTATCGATGCTTTCCGTTGATGTTCATATGCCTGAAGGAAAATGGACTGCTTTTCAAGTCTATTTTGGGAGAGGGCTGACCTTTTTGACCATTGCCCTTATTCAAACCGTGATTATAGCCCTTGGTGATATCTTTTTACTCAAGGCGGATATTGCGGAACGAGGAAAATTCATTCTATTTTCTCTCCTGATTGCCGTGGTCTTTACGGCTCTTATTTATACATTCGTATCTGTGTTTGGCAATATCGGCAAAGGTTTGGCCATCATCCTGCTAGTTTTGCAGGTGGCAGGATCAGGTTCAAACTTCCCGATTGAAGTTTCATCATCCTTTTTTCAGCATATCTATCCTTTCCTGCCATTTACGTATGCCGTGAAATTATTACGGGAATCAGTCGGCGGAATATACTGGCCAACCGCAATTCAGTGTATCGTGGTTTTATCCGGGATTACGGTTTTGTTCGGATTGTTTGGTACCCTTTTCAAAAAGCCGCTTGCACGAATTGTGAACAAGTTTAATGAAGACGCAAAAAAAAGCAAGATAATCCATTGA
- a CDS encoding proline dehydrogenase family protein: MKLKDVFISLSENQFLNQAAQKYGLKMGASSVVAGTTIEEAIEGIRELNRRGISCTVDCLGEFVSDKAEATKAKDQIIHVIEAIHDTEVDAHISLKPSQLGLDIDYAFCLENLKEIAETASRYEMFINIDMENYERLEPSFRLLEELTQNYPNIGTVIQAYFYRAQSDIERLKDYRLRIVKGAYKETNDVAYQDKMDIDDNFLRLIEYHLQNGKFTSIATHDHQIIEHVKRFVEANHIPKDKFEFQMLYGFRTELQYQLAKEGYQFCTYVPFGTDWYGYFMRRLAERPQNISLVTKQVFNKKTNIILGVAAGAFLLGRITKKK; this comes from the coding sequence ATGAAACTGAAGGATGTTTTTATTTCGTTATCTGAGAATCAATTCTTGAACCAAGCTGCCCAAAAATATGGATTAAAAATGGGAGCAAGCTCTGTTGTTGCCGGCACGACAATCGAAGAAGCCATCGAAGGCATTCGTGAGCTGAATAGGCGCGGAATATCCTGCACGGTTGACTGTCTTGGGGAATTTGTGAGCGATAAAGCGGAAGCGACTAAAGCGAAAGACCAAATTATCCATGTCATAGAAGCTATTCACGATACTGAGGTCGACGCTCATATCTCGCTAAAGCCATCGCAGTTAGGGCTGGATATCGATTATGCATTCTGTCTTGAGAACTTGAAAGAAATCGCCGAAACCGCCTCCAGGTATGAGATGTTTATTAATATTGATATGGAGAATTATGAACGTTTAGAGCCATCCTTTCGTCTATTGGAGGAATTGACCCAGAACTATCCGAATATAGGCACCGTCATCCAGGCCTACTTCTATCGCGCTCAATCCGATATTGAACGCTTAAAGGACTATCGTCTGCGCATTGTAAAAGGGGCTTATAAAGAAACGAACGATGTTGCCTATCAGGATAAGATGGATATTGATGATAACTTTCTTCGTCTGATTGAATATCATTTGCAAAACGGCAAATTCACTTCCATTGCCACCCATGATCACCAAATCATCGAGCATGTAAAGCGCTTTGTCGAAGCGAACCATATCCCTAAAGACAAATTTGAATTCCAAATGCTTTACGGATTTAGAACAGAGCTGCAATATCAACTCGCTAAGGAAGGATACCAATTCTGCACCTATGTGCCATTCGGAACCGATTGGTACGGCTACTTTATGAGGCGTCTTGCCGAAAGACCGCAAAACATCAGCCTAGTGACTAAGCAAGTGTTTAATAAGAAAACAAACATCATCCTTGGCGTTGCAGCAGGTGCTTTTCTGCTGGGAAGAATAACGAAGAAGAAATAA
- a CDS encoding PTS transporter subunit IIC, with protein MKVNRKDYIIDRMYKASTGIANAVLVTLGIGLLFESIGGYFDWQMFLTIGGAAKVLLAPALGAGIAYQLGGNSLVIFSAMACSSVGGAAIQKTAEGAFTIVTGQPISAVLAAIIATYVGKRMVGKTRLDIMAIPLAAIFIGGISGVGLAAVTTPLLTWISAQITASVQGSPLIGSIVLSLVFSLLLMTPASSAALAIALQLDPVSSAAALIGCTVQFVAFTAMSYKDNDLGGFLAQSIVTPKVQFPNLIKNPIYIIPAFTAAAVAAPIATMVFDFKVPYELGGMGLSSLIAPINILANQGWSVFLIYVAVGMVLPALIAISIHHFLRMAGKVHPGDLKLEVQ; from the coding sequence ATGAAAGTGAACAGGAAAGACTACATCATAGACCGTATGTACAAAGCATCAACAGGTATTGCAAATGCCGTATTGGTTACACTTGGAATCGGGCTTTTGTTCGAATCCATCGGAGGATATTTTGATTGGCAGATGTTCTTGACAATCGGAGGGGCGGCTAAGGTGTTGCTCGCTCCCGCTCTGGGTGCCGGAATTGCCTATCAGCTAGGCGGGAATTCCTTGGTTATCTTCAGTGCGATGGCATGTTCCTCAGTCGGAGGAGCTGCCATTCAGAAGACGGCGGAGGGGGCCTTTACCATCGTGACCGGGCAGCCGATATCTGCCGTATTAGCGGCTATTATTGCTACGTATGTTGGTAAGAGAATGGTTGGGAAGACAAGGCTGGATATCATGGCGATTCCGCTTGCTGCGATATTTATCGGAGGAATATCTGGTGTTGGGCTGGCAGCTGTGACTACACCATTGCTAACATGGATCAGCGCTCAAATCACCGCGTCTGTCCAAGGTTCTCCGCTTATTGGTTCGATTGTACTCTCATTAGTCTTTAGCCTGTTATTGATGACACCCGCATCCTCAGCAGCTCTGGCGATTGCGTTGCAGCTTGACCCAGTTTCAAGCGCAGCAGCATTAATCGGATGTACGGTTCAGTTTGTGGCCTTTACGGCGATGTCCTATAAGGATAATGACCTTGGAGGATTCCTGGCCCAATCGATTGTTACGCCAAAAGTTCAGTTTCCGAATCTGATCAAGAATCCGATTTATATCATCCCAGCATTCACTGCCGCAGCCGTTGCGGCGCCGATTGCCACAATGGTATTTGATTTTAAAGTTCCGTATGAGCTTGGGGGAATGGGATTAAGCTCCCTGATTGCCCCAATTAATATATTGGCAAACCAAGGATGGAGTGTGTTCCTCATCTACGTAGCTGTCGGCATGGTTCTTCCTGCTCTTATTGCCATTTCAATCCACCACTTTCTGAGAATGGCCGGCAAGGTACATCCTGGCGATTTAAAGCTTGAAGTACAATAA
- a CDS encoding transporter substrate-binding domain-containing protein, with protein MKTVKSWIGLVVVLTILSVITACNNESKENNDTEKTAWANIQETGVLKVATSGTLFPASYHDSESNELTGYDVEVAKELAKRLDLEIEFTEMAFDGMLSSINSGQVDFAINDITVTDERKEKFGFTDPYKHSVGAAIVRKSDQSGIDSLEDLKGKKAAGEATTTYMEVARTYGAEEVIYDNATNDQYLRDVSTGRTDIILNDYYTQSLAVSYYSDLDIMVHPTIRYNPSSASIILKKENKDMTEAFNEVLKEMKEDGTLTKLSKQFYNGADVSEEIKLEESK; from the coding sequence ATGAAAACAGTAAAATCATGGATTGGCTTAGTAGTTGTCTTAACAATTTTATCAGTCATCACTGCCTGTAATAATGAATCCAAGGAAAATAATGATACAGAAAAGACCGCATGGGCAAACATTCAGGAAACAGGTGTTTTAAAGGTGGCGACATCAGGAACTCTCTTCCCAGCCTCTTATCATGATTCAGAGTCCAATGAACTCACCGGATATGATGTCGAAGTGGCAAAGGAACTGGCCAAACGTTTGGATCTTGAAATCGAATTTACCGAAATGGCTTTCGATGGCATGCTTTCTTCCATCAACAGTGGACAGGTTGATTTCGCCATCAATGACATTACCGTCACGGACGAACGGAAGGAAAAGTTCGGGTTCACGGATCCATATAAGCATTCTGTCGGAGCAGCCATCGTACGTAAGTCTGACCAGTCTGGCATAGATAGCCTTGAGGATCTGAAAGGAAAGAAAGCAGCCGGCGAGGCAACGACAACCTATATGGAAGTCGCACGGACCTATGGAGCCGAGGAAGTCATTTATGATAATGCGACCAATGATCAATACTTGCGCGATGTATCGACTGGACGGACCGATATTATCTTAAATGACTATTATACGCAGTCATTGGCTGTATCCTACTATTCAGACCTGGATATTATGGTCCATCCAACCATCCGTTACAATCCGAGCAGCGCATCCATTATTCTCAAGAAGGAAAATAAAGATATGACCGAAGCCTTCAATGAAGTGCTGAAGGAAATGAAGGAAGATGGAACACTCACCAAATTATCGAAGCAATTCTATAATGGCGCTGACGTGAGTGAAGAAATCAAACTCGAAGAAAGCAAGTAG
- a CDS encoding amino acid ABC transporter permease: MEQIQWQYLFNPSLAMESLPYVLEGLGNTLFISFVSMAFGLLLGLFLALGRGSSNWLLRLPSSLYISFMRGVPILVILFILYFGFPVIGIEFTALQAAVIGFSLNSAAYIAEINRSAINAVDRGQWEASTSLGLTYWQTLRGIILPQAVRIALPPLSNVMLDLIKASSLAAMITVPEIFQHAKIVGGRELDYMTMYILIALIYWGICSVVSVLQRYLEKRAEVFMR; the protein is encoded by the coding sequence ATGGAACAAATTCAATGGCAATATTTATTCAATCCTAGCTTAGCGATGGAATCTCTCCCTTATGTCCTGGAAGGGCTCGGGAACACACTCTTCATCTCTTTCGTAAGCATGGCATTCGGCCTTCTGCTTGGGCTCTTCCTTGCCCTAGGGCGAGGTTCATCCAACTGGCTGCTGCGGTTGCCTTCAAGTCTTTATATTTCCTTTATGCGCGGAGTGCCCATTCTCGTTATTTTGTTCATTCTCTACTTCGGGTTTCCCGTTATCGGGATTGAGTTCACGGCCTTGCAGGCAGCCGTGATTGGGTTCAGCCTAAATAGTGCCGCCTACATCGCTGAGATTAATCGATCGGCCATCAACGCAGTTGACCGAGGGCAATGGGAAGCATCAACTTCACTAGGGCTCACATACTGGCAGACCTTAAGGGGCATTATTCTCCCTCAAGCCGTCCGGATTGCCCTCCCGCCTCTCTCTAATGTCATGCTTGACTTAATCAAAGCATCCTCGCTCGCGGCCATGATTACCGTGCCGGAAATATTCCAGCACGCAAAAATTGTCGGCGGACGTGAACTGGATTATATGACGATGTATATACTCATTGCGCTGATTTATTGGGGCATTTGCTCAGTCGTCTCGGTCCTGCAGAGGTATTTGGAGAAACGGGCAGAGGTTTTTATGAGGTAA
- the hpaB gene encoding 4-hydroxyphenylacetate 3-monooxygenase, oxygenase component — MGAKTGKEYIDRVDQAKANVWINGKQVTGKISEHNAFKGVMQSQAELYDLQHIREKREYMTYTSPSSGERVGTSFIQPRTKDDLVIRRKMMQEWAVYTGGMMGRSPDYINVGIMAYGAAADMFGMQEAQYKENMIRYYEYCRENDLSLTHTLIQPQVNRGVSASKLNDPYIAARIKEKTDDGVVIKGARLLATQGGITDEIMVFPSTLLKQGEEENPYAYAFSIPNNTPGLKFICRESFDYGKSSFDHPLGSRFEEMDTIVVFDDVVVPWDRVFALGDVNICNQAYNESNAVVHMTHQVVSKNIAKTEFVLGILELMAETINISQYQHIQEKISEVIIALETLKAYVAASEANAKLDKWGIMTPDFAPLNAARNYFPKIYPRFTEIMQLMGASGLMAIPSEEDFQSELRPDLDKYLQSANGDAFNRVKLYRLAWDVCMSAFGSRQTLYERFFFGDPVRMASALYSGYDKQKYVDRVKEFLERSEELQKTR, encoded by the coding sequence TTGGGTGCAAAAACAGGGAAAGAGTACATAGACAGAGTCGATCAGGCAAAAGCGAATGTCTGGATTAATGGAAAGCAAGTGACGGGGAAGATTTCTGAACATAATGCGTTTAAAGGAGTCATGCAATCTCAGGCTGAGTTATATGACCTTCAGCATATTCGTGAGAAACGAGAATACATGACTTACACTTCCCCGTCATCTGGAGAAAGAGTCGGGACCTCCTTCATTCAGCCAAGGACGAAGGATGACTTGGTTATCAGGCGGAAAATGATGCAGGAATGGGCGGTCTATACAGGAGGCATGATGGGCCGCTCCCCTGATTACATCAATGTCGGTATAATGGCTTACGGAGCGGCGGCAGATATGTTTGGCATGCAGGAGGCACAGTATAAAGAAAATATGATCCGCTATTACGAGTATTGCAGGGAGAATGACCTTTCGCTTACTCACACCCTTATTCAGCCGCAAGTCAACAGGGGTGTAAGTGCATCCAAGCTGAATGATCCCTATATTGCCGCAAGGATTAAAGAGAAGACAGATGATGGGGTTGTCATCAAAGGGGCCAGGCTTTTGGCAACACAGGGAGGCATAACAGATGAGATTATGGTATTCCCTTCAACCTTGCTAAAACAAGGTGAAGAAGAGAATCCGTATGCTTATGCATTTTCTATACCTAACAACACACCAGGCTTGAAGTTTATCTGCAGGGAGTCATTCGATTACGGCAAATCCTCATTTGACCATCCGCTTGGCTCAAGGTTTGAGGAGATGGATACGATTGTTGTCTTTGACGATGTTGTAGTGCCATGGGATCGGGTCTTTGCCTTAGGAGATGTGAACATCTGCAATCAGGCCTATAACGAGAGCAATGCCGTTGTTCATATGACACATCAGGTCGTCTCAAAGAATATTGCCAAGACTGAATTCGTGCTGGGGATTCTTGAGCTGATGGCTGAAACCATCAATATCAGCCAATATCAGCATATTCAAGAGAAAATCTCCGAGGTCATTATTGCCCTGGAGACCTTGAAGGCATATGTGGCGGCTTCTGAGGCTAATGCGAAATTGGATAAATGGGGAATCATGACGCCGGATTTTGCCCCATTGAATGCGGCTAGGAATTACTTCCCGAAAATCTATCCGCGTTTCACGGAAATTATGCAGCTCATGGGGGCAAGCGGTTTGATGGCCATTCCAAGCGAAGAGGATTTCCAATCAGAGCTGCGTCCGGATTTGGATAAATATCTTCAGTCTGCAAATGGAGATGCGTTTAACCGCGTAAAATTATATCGGTTAGCATGGGATGTTTGCATGAGCGCATTTGGTTCACGGCAAACTTTATATGAGCGTTTCTTCTTTGGGGATCCCGTTCGCATGGCCAGTGCCTTATATAGCGGCTATGATAAGCAGAAATATGTGGACCGTGTGAAAGAGTTTCTAGAGCGCTCGGAAGAATTACAGAAAACAAGATAA
- a CDS encoding LysR family transcriptional regulator, whose protein sequence is MDIRQLRYFAAIAEEGQITRAAKRLHMAQPPLSYQLKTLEEEFGQSLFERNGKVMELTEAGKLLYERTNELFRWVEETMHDVQQVGEGLKGTLSIGSVKSSFSYLPSRIKKFRDDYPDIIFQLYEGDSYRIAEYLRNRDIEIGIVRLPLDLHDFHSLPLPADRFVCVLPKDSTLSDKIHLQDLAELPIMLLHRVRGIGLYELVMDTCQEHGLELNVICHCPDTSMLLTLVKSGVGAALLPLSSIPPFYSEWLTIKEIEGLHIKSESAIIWLKSRRLSKQAERFMSSIHSL, encoded by the coding sequence ATGGATATTCGGCAGCTTCGATATTTTGCTGCAATCGCAGAGGAAGGGCAAATTACCAGGGCAGCCAAAAGGCTGCATATGGCCCAGCCTCCCCTTAGTTACCAATTAAAGACCCTTGAGGAGGAATTCGGTCAGAGCTTGTTCGAACGAAATGGCAAAGTAATGGAATTAACAGAGGCCGGGAAACTTTTGTACGAGCGGACAAATGAATTGTTCAGATGGGTAGAGGAAACCATGCACGATGTACAGCAAGTCGGCGAAGGATTGAAGGGAACCTTATCCATTGGCAGTGTTAAATCCAGCTTCTCTTATTTGCCATCAAGAATCAAAAAATTCAGAGATGACTACCCGGATATCATATTCCAGCTTTACGAAGGCGACTCATACCGGATTGCCGAATATTTGCGCAACAGAGATATCGAAATTGGCATCGTTCGGCTCCCGCTTGATCTACATGATTTTCATTCATTGCCTTTACCTGCTGATCGATTCGTCTGCGTACTGCCAAAGGACTCTACGCTCTCTGATAAGATTCACCTGCAAGACCTGGCTGAACTACCAATCATGCTGCTTCATAGAGTCAGAGGAATCGGATTATACGAACTGGTCATGGATACTTGCCAAGAACATGGTCTTGAACTAAATGTAATCTGCCATTGTCCTGATACTTCTATGCTTCTTACTCTTGTAAAATCAGGTGTTGGAGCTGCCTTGCTCCCACTATCCTCAATTCCACCCTTCTATTCAGAGTGGCTAACGATAAAAGAGATAGAAGGGTTACACATTAAATCTGAATCTGCGATCATTTGGCTTAAGAGCCGTCGTTTATCCAAGCAGGCTGAACGTTTTATGTCTAGCATACATTCCCTCTAA
- a CDS encoding DUF3006 domain-containing protein, whose amino-acid sequence MKGIIDRFEGDITVVGIDGETQDFPKKIFPKHAESGDVA is encoded by the coding sequence ATGAAAGGCATCATTGACCGTTTTGAGGGGGATATTACTGTCGTAGGAATTGACGGAGAAACACAGGATTTCCCGAAGAAGATTTTTCCTAAGCATGCGGAATCCGGAGATGTCGCCTGA